From the Manihot esculenta cultivar AM560-2 chromosome 14, M.esculenta_v8, whole genome shotgun sequence genome, the window aaagttatggcaaattataatataattcttaaaattttatattattaataacatatataatcatttaatttaaattttatattgaaattaaatatatcttatatttattatatataatattgaatatattataaatatttattacaaataaaatttatattatataaatcacatataaataatatatattaaaatatttcattgaaTGCTTATACTTAATATTATAACTTCtgtgtatattttttatatttaaaaaattttattttttattaataatattttaaataaaataaaatattttatattttaaattataattttttatattttaaatttttattaataatttatgataTTATAAAGGGTAAATtgcaatttagtccctctagtttagtgaaatataacctttcatccctctgttttaaaaaatcatcaatttagtcactatgatttttaaaaactatgccattgGTCCCTCCCGTTAAATTTTCAGTTAAGTCACCGTTAATCTTatttaaaagactaaaatacccataacAGCTTCTTCTCTAATACTTTCGACGACTTtgtatattttctttcttttttcatctctttctctctcttgtcATGCAAACATTTGGGGCAGAAGAAGAGTAGAAAGAGAAAGCAGTAGAAGAAGCTCGTGAGCATCTCTAGACTCTGGAGAGTGGTCTTCAGAGGAAGCATTTCTCTGGAAGTGAAGATAAATTTTGTGGACATTGCAATAGGCTGGATTGGAATATAGGTCGTATTGTTGAGAAAATAACAGATGTAAACCTGATTAATGCAAAGCCATGCCTTTGGTTGATGCTTGGTTTGCAAAGTTCTTGGAACTCCCAGCTATTAAAGAAAGTGTGCCTCCACGGGAAAAATTGCTAAAGCACTACAGGGGCATCCGCAGGATATTGACGTCTGCAACAACTTGAAACCTTTATCAGCAGTTGAAGCTGCACTAGCCTTGGTTGGCTGTCTACATATTATGATAATTAAGAATCTAGAATGCTGATTCATGCTGATCCCGAGTGTATTAAATAATGGAATCTAACCACTAGCACTCCTCATGTCTAACATGTTTGTTAGGGAACTAGTACAACCAATACATCATAATGAGTGGGAAATGTATTAGCATAATGGGTTTGGCATATAAAAAGGTGACCCTTTCAATTATGTATCACGAGCTTCTTCTGCCCCAAATGTTTACATgacaagagagagaaagagatggaaaaagaaagaaaatatacaGAGTCGTCGAAAGTATTAGAGAAGAAGCTgttatgggtattttagtcttttaactAAGATCAACGAtgacttaactgaaaatctaacgggaggaaacaatggcatagtttttaaaaatcacagtggctaaattgacgattttttaaaacagagggacgaaagattatatttcactaaactagagggactaaattacagtttaccttattatataaaagagaaaataaaaaataaataatgaaattaaaaaaatgatattattattataaaaaaatgtatttaaaaactattttattaattaaatagaactttaaaaattatattataatttattattaatttttttaaattcgatTCACTCTTAAATATAAtcgtaataaattaaaaaattttaattttattatttaaaatttaagatgttagatataaatataaattaaattacggTCCAATAATTCTTTCCACAAACATCATCATTTAAAGTATATATTAAATTCATATTGCCAAGAAAAATTAGCATAAAATTCTTCAATTATGctttatttatctttaaaaaatattttttatattttttaatatttaaaatatccaGTAAAATTagttaacaaaaaatattttttatggtaaaaaaataaattattttaaagaaaataatttatttttttattttctaaattttaaaaaatttattaaaactcttacatataaatttattaatagtatattttatttttttattttttaaattttattaaaacttttacatataaatttgttaatagtatattttatttttctaaattaaaatcCTCCTTTGGCTAGGTGACCCAATTCCATCAAGTCTTTTGTTTGGGCATAAGAACAACGCTACTTACGCAAAACACGGGCTTGTGACGAGAGTGATTATTAAGAGGAAGGGTTCGAAGTTGGAAATATTGCCAATGTTACGCCGTGTAAAATATGTAATACAAATATCAGGACCAAATAGGACTTGATATCCAAATGGGATGAAAAGAACAAGACCAAGTTTTATTTGGTTTGGGATCTCTAAATCTACATGGACTGTAATTTCTTATGGCTATATATAGAGCATGCTGCAACCAGTTGCTTTCGTTCAAATTTGCCAAAGCCTACATTTACACTGTATCCTCTCTACCAGACCACAATCATGGATTCCTGCaaacttctttttccttttcttctctgCTCTCTCTTCTTTTTTGTTCTTCCTCTTGCATCTCATGCTCATCTTCTCAAGGCTTGTCAGTTTGAGGCGATTTATAACCTGGGAGATTCAATATCTGACACCGGCAACTTGATCCGCGAGGACCCTGCTTCTGTTTTTGGTAGGCTTCCCTATGGCCTAAACTTATACTCCACTGCAACTGGTAGATGCTCCAATGGTTTGCTCATGATTGATTTCATTGGTAAGCAACTAATTTGGTTTCATGCTCTTGTGTTTTTGTATCTGTCTgtgtttaaagcaaattaaattgTGCTTGTTTGTATTTTCACAGCAAAATCAGCTGGTGTTCCCCTTCTCAATGCATATTTGAATGAATGTTCGACCAAGACACATGGAGTCAACTTTGCAGTTGCTGGCTCTACTGCTTTGCCTGTGGAATTTCTTGCAGAAAACAGAGTCATTGCCTCTGTTACCAACAGCTCTCTTTCCATACAACTCAACTGGATGGCTGCCCATTTCTATTCAACTTGCCACAACTGCAAAGGTTACTATATATTTCTTTAGCTTTTCATAATGTTATAAATTTAACATGTTGTAACTGTTCTTATTTAATGTTTCATCCTTATTATAATTGACAGATTGCattgaaaaacataaaaaatctcTGTTCATGGTTGGGGAAATTGGAGGCAATGATTATAACTATGCATTACTACAAGGCAAGACTATTGATGAGTTGAAGCACATGATACCGGATGTTGTTAATGTCATCAAATATGCTGTCGCGGTTGGTTGATTTACTAAAAAAAAAGTACTAATTAATTTCTATCTATGATCTTAATTTGGTATGTTGTTTTTGTAGAGAGTTATTGGATTTGGTGCGACTCGAGTTGTAGTTCCTGGAAATTTTCCAATTGGATGCTTGCCCATATTTCTCACAGGATTTCACACCAACGATTCTAATGCATATGATGAACTTCACTGCCTCAAAGGACTCAACAACTTTGTAATATATCACAATGAACTACTCCAACGAGGAATTATAGCATTGCAGGAAGAGCATCCGCACGTGACTATAGTGTATGGGGATTACTACAATGCTTACAAGTGGGTTTTGCAAAAGGCTGCACTGCTAGGTAATTGTTTAAATGCTGCCAATTCTGAGAGCTATACGTAGACCGTACATAATTGAAACTAACATCTCTTACTTGTTTGCTTTAACGAAACAGGATTTGACCCCAATTCAGTACAAAAGGCTTGCTGTGGCTGTGGAGGAGATTATGACTTTAGCCTTGAAAGATTTTGTGGAACTCCTGATGTTCCTGTTTGTGCTAAACCTGAAGAACGTATGAGTTGGGACGGAGTACATTCCACTCAAAAGGCTTATTTCTTTATGGCACGATGGCTCATTCGGGACATCTTCCAAAAGCTTCGATGCATTGCTTGATTTTTTctccattaatttaatttttcatgctAGTCATGATTAGCTAGTAGATTAAGATTTATTTTATCAGCTGTCTCTATTACATGGTTCAAGTGATATTTTTATCAGCTGATCATTGTGCAAAGCctccttattttattttattttcattagtcATTTTATGCAAGACCTTGAAAAGAATGGAAGAAAATCAGCCTTTAATTTTCCTGCAGAAGCCTTTTAACttagaaaatgaaaagtttGATTTAACAATGGCATTAGGTTTCACATTTGCATTATTTTCTGGTAacaatcttttcttttcttttcttttttcttttcttttttcataaaCAAAGTATAAATTATTGGCTTGCACTCAATAAATCATCAGTTCTCAGCTACTCCAAGCCTATCTTGATGCTATTGGCGTGTGAGAAGCTGTAGAAGAGGAGTATGAAATTCCTCCTCTGCCAAACAATCCAATCGTAGcacaaattaaaaatcataaagaaAATAAGCAAAGAAAATCAAAAGCAAGAGCAAGTCTGTTTGCAGCAGTCTCTTCCAATTTTTTCAATAGAATAATAATTCTCAAAACAACCAACAAGATCTGGGATATCTTGAAGCAAGAATACGAAGGCGATGGAACAGAGGAGACTTATGAGACAAGAAGGAAGAGTAGAGGGTGCTTTGCAAGCCAAATCACAAACCTACAATGGTAGCAAGACAAATAAAAAGAACAACAAGTCTGGAGGTTGTgctaacaacaacaacaacaaaaacagaaGAAACACTCAAGTTTTTCCACGAAAAAAGATGTTGGTGGAGGCCTGATGTTAAATGCAATAAGTGTGATCAGTTAGGACATACGAAAAAAATATGCAAGGTTCCGCAGAAGCTAAGACTGTTCAAAATCCGCATGAAGAGGAAAAGATGTTTGTAACATCACGTTTCATCACTACTAGCTCAACCGAAAGCTACCTTGTGGATAGTGTTGTACCAAGCACATGACATATGATCCTAAACTTTTCAAAGAGCTTCATATTCATAAGTGAAGCCCATtcctttaaataaaataatattataatttttgtatCATCACTTAGAaaatgtaattaaattaaaatttagtatgattttaattttattttcttattttaattcaGTATAATTTAGAATGAACAAATTATTGGGTATTCCGGTACTGAATTGATACATCAAACCAATCATATCATaatatattgataaaaaatttaaaaaattatccgCTAAATCACatcactattaattttttttttctaagaatATATACATAAATACAGAATGGAATAAAAATATCTTTGAGAAAGGATCAAAACCAGAAAATGCTAGACCATTTTTCACCAAAGGAATGAAGCTAATGcattagaatttattttaattaaaaataaataaatgatttttatttattgaaaaaattaaaaagacatattttattataattagctTTTTCATTAAACGTGTTTTGTATATTCTTTGTattcatcataaactttttttttgtgtaattttatataaatttcttatttataatataattaatttttaataactaattaattaataaataaataaattcttatactaTATAAAcaatagaataaaaaaagatgatttaaaaaatattaataaactttatttatgataaacaaaataaatatataaaaaactaaaaacttTCTATATATATCCATGcaattagctttttttttttttcaattttacctatatttcttttttttttttttttttttgaaaaaaaatcaatatcatCAGTAAGGATGAGCTACTTATCTCGTTGGAGGAGAGAAATCATCAAATTATTTCCATTGCCATGTAAATAGAAAATTTCTTTAGTagtttttgaaatatttttcaatttcttgtcatcctataataaaattcaaatatttatggaattgtttttcaaatatttatatgaaatctttttaaaaatcaaaatttatcattatttcACAGAAATGatattaacttttatattataaaaaaagtcagtaattttaattaaataagatattcTTTTTACAAGATTGAGATTGAAaaagattttattaaatacttgtTAAGTGAATTAGgtctaataaattataaattaagaaaatataaaattacatttataactatatagaaaattaaaaaaaaattagtatcaAATTTTAAGttgctaataaataaattttattaaaattttcttataataatcAACACAAAGTGaagatttttttaatgattttatatcattaattaattgtttaacCAAGATTATAATATTTGATAACCGCCAGTTTCATGCTTCTGGAGGCAAGGCCAGATCTTAAAAGAAGGACGTAGATCCAAGATCCACCAAACCTTCCTCCAAGCCAACCAGCCCCACACGGTGCGCCCCAGCCCAGCAACGAGAAGCAGGCCGGACAGGTCACACGCACGGGCCCATCTGAAGGAAGTCTAGTCCGGTGACGTAACAAGAAGTAGAGGAGGAGGTCCAGTCACCTCGCAGCCCTATCCATGTGCGCGtcggggagaattaaatggccacctGGCGTGGAGAAGTgttctgacacatccgtacgtatggagctgctgagtgacggGACAGGTGACGCTGTAACAGAGACAGTTATACATCACTAGAgggtcttcttcttcctccactttatttttatttttctctgcaactcttACCTATCCAAACTACTCTAGTTTATGAATTtaacttgaacgtcggaggatCTTCACTGGGACATCCCTTGTAGACCCCTAAccatattttcttattttgcatATTTTTTCCTCAAATCGAGTATTGAAGGAACCAATAAGAAAACTAAATCTATCAATATTATTCTCTTATTAATCTAATCTTTTTTCATGAAGCGAAGAATATTGTACTAATTTTCTGTATTAGCTTATACTCTATATAATCATTATCTTTGTgttttaattgtataaaaaaattattataatactaAATTCTATAATTAGtagatatataaattatatattataaaattgtagatatattatagattatatttattttgttttgttttctatgtgatatattataattctaaaaaaaattaaatagatttaaaattttattaggcTTATTTTGCTAcacttttaatcaatttttatgaaaatcaattttaaagggaaaaaaggattttttttattttaatttacaaaatatatatagtgtcacatcatatattaaaattttgattttttggtTTAATAAGGTGAAaggatattttcatattttttatttttaaaatatttttaatacaaatcgatttaaaaggaaaaaaaaaataagtttttagaTGCAAaactactttttattttaattgaattataataaaataaaaacttaatttaaagaatttaaatataaaaattttaaattttaaatttatataaataatttgcataagaaatatttaaaatcaattaattaaatttagtctTTGTTTTAATAAATGATGTTACATGACATCGCTTGAGGAAAGCCGCGACCTGTCACTACGATATAGAACCACGTGACAAGAATATGACACGTAAGAAAGGCGGTCTATCTTGAGAAAGTAAGATTCGAACACCGAAAACACTCGGGTCATCACCTAAAATACAAGGTGAGCCTCGACATGAAATTATCATTATCAAGTACAGTCCAATATATCCCTATTACACCTATGATCGCAGAATTTCTATCTATTAGCTGGTGATATCCCGTaggattataaaaaaaaaatatcatattcatCTCTACCTCTTACAGTGTAAAAAGAGAAGAATTTTAGAGATAAAAGTACATTATTCTCTAACACTAAAACTCTTAGCAATTCATTGCATTTTCTCTACTTGTCGAGATATCGAcatgagcgtcggagtggctacCGTGAGCACCCACCACCACCTTATGTTTTCTCCCTTACAGGTTTTGACCAATCACAATACAGTTTTATTCCGACCATGTCATCACAACAATATCAagtataaaaggaaaagaacCACAAAGATAAAGGTACATTATTCTCTCGTACTACTCAAGTTCTAAGTAATTTATTGCATCATCTCTATTCTTCAAGATTCTGATTTGAGCATCGGAGTGGCTATCATATGCACACGCCACTGCCTCATATTTTTTTCCTTGCAGGCTCTAGCCCATCACAACACAATTCCATTCCGGCAACGTCATCAATCTAAGCCTAGGACGCCAATCAATTCCATTCCAGTTTAGACAAGTACGGTAGAATGGCAAACCCCAGAAGCCATCTGGCCATCTTCAGAAAGATCATGCAGCTTCATGACGTTAATGATTTTGTGTTATGCTAAGTGTTTCCATCAACACCCACAAGTTTGGCTCAAAAAAGGTACCAACACCTATGTCCTGGTTCAGTTCAAAATTTTACATGGTTTACAACGTTATTCGAATTtagatttattacttgtatacctcccaaaaaacttttctttgacCTGCGAAAGATTCACTAGGGAGAGGGCGAGCCTTTAAGCAGTTTTATTTTCCGTTTCAATGCTAAAGCCATAAAGGTGAAAGAGTTAAACCATGAGATAGTATGTAAGGTTTTAAAGAAAGGAACCCACAATATCAATTTCAtggatttcttaattaaaaatccaACCGTAACATACCAACAGTTGATAGACAAAACTCAGAAGTATATCAGACTGGATGATGAAGTTTAAGTGCTGAAAAAAGACAAGAGGGCAAATCAGAAGTAGATTCAAAAGCCCGAGAGATGAGGACATGAAGGAGATCACAAGAGTTATCCCATCTCGCGAAAAAGGGACGAATAGAGTAAGTCTAAGAATTACACTATGCTAAGTGACTCACGAACTTGTATCTTgatgtagattaggaaaaatgacaaAGAAATCAAGTGACCTCCCAAGCTCAATCCTGAGAAAGTAGAGAAACAAGACAGGATAAAGTATTGTCGCTTCCATGAAGATCATGGCCACACAACGGAAGAATATCGAAAACTAAAGGATGAGATTGAAAGGCTGATAAGGGATGTCACCCTGCAAAAATTCacaaagaaaggaaaagaagaaaagagataTGAACCCGAGGAAACAACTTCTAAGACAACCCTTGATAGAGAACCCGTAGGGGTCATACATGTGATAATAAAAGGACTCGGAAAAGGATAGGAAAAGTAAGCAGATTGCAAACTTAATTACCGAGTAGGtagaaaacatttaaaaatctTGGGAATCATCTGCCCTTGAGAGTCATCCGCCCAAAAATTTCATAAGTCAGCCATTTGAGGGAACCGGATGGCTCCACCCTCATTTGTAAAAGGAGgatattcttttaataaaaaaactaacaAGGTATTTTCATATGATAAGGAGTAATAGATTGCCTTCCctaaaaaagaggaaaagagaCAAAACAATTCAAAGttataaggccacaaggcagattTCGCCAGTCCAAGTCACAAGGTGATTTTTGCCAAACCACTTGGgaattggtcccactaatcaagaccACAAGATGGTTTTCGCCAGACCAGATCACAAGACGGTTTTTGCTAGATAGctcgggcgttggtcccactaatcaaggccacaagacagTTTGCGCTaggtcaggtcacaaggcagtttcTGCCAGATCACTCAGGCATTGATCCCACTAATCCAAGCCATAAGGCAATTTTTGttaggctaggtcacaaggtaGTTTCCATCAAATCACTCAGCCattagtcccactaatcaaggccgcaaggcagttttcgctagggcaggtcacaaggcggtttCCGCCAGACCACTCAGGCATTGGTCCtactaatcaaggccacaaggcagtttttgccTGGCCAGGTTACAAGGCAGTTTCCACCAGACCACTTGGGTGTtgatcccactaatcaaggccacaaggcaatttttgccaagtcaggtcacaaggcggttttTGCCAGacttgtaacgccccggaaatccggaccgctaccggcgctaggatccgggtcgacttaaggccgccgggacccgtagcaagcctaacataacctgtaaacatgtttaatcccatacatgatcaaccataaacataaaaagataaaacttttctccatacatactgtcatcaactaactcaacctgtgcatactctgaacatatacataacatagtccctctgtgggatctcatcaggccttaaaggcaaaacaacctatgttgagttagtttacataaacatcataacataagatcatgtatatacaaaagggattaacaatctttttatgtaacagcccggacgtgatccccggcactgttaccgttcacggcccagggctatccctcgcctggcctctttgccacctcgggctttccactggcgtcgtgaacagctcttaacatccattcaccctcacgggttcctggcaggatttgtccctcgggggagccattacggcccaccctagcccgagtggatttggcccaattccttcctctgcgaattaggtcgcctcccccactgctcgaacccttgacctcccactttaagggaatagtctggtgagagtgagtaccaattgttccattggaacaattggtactcactctcaccagactattcccttaaagtgggaggtcaagggttcgagcagtggggttccattggaacaattggtactcactctcaccagactattcccttaaagtgggaggtcaagggttcgagcagtgggggaggcgacctaattcgcagaggaaggaattgggccaaatccactcgggctagggcgggccgtaatggctcccccgagggacaaatcctgccaggaacccgtgagggtgaatggatgttaagagctgt encodes:
- the LOC110631191 gene encoding GDSL esterase/lipase At5g03980; this encodes MDCNFLWLYIEHAATSCFRSNLPKPTFTLYPLYQTTIMDSCKLLFPFLLCSLFFFVLPLASHAHLLKACQFEAIYNLGDSISDTGNLIREDPASVFGRLPYGLNLYSTATGRCSNGLLMIDFIAKSAGVPLLNAYLNECSTKTHGVNFAVAGSTALPVEFLAENRVIASVTNSSLSIQLNWMAAHFYSTCHNCKDCIEKHKKSLFMVGEIGGNDYNYALLQGKTIDELKHMIPDVVNVIKYAVARVIGFGATRVVVPGNFPIGCLPIFLTGFHTNDSNAYDELHCLKGLNNFVIYHNELLQRGIIALQEEHPHVTIVYGDYYNAYKWVLQKAALLGFDPNSVQKACCGCGGDYDFSLERFCGTPDVPVCAKPEERMSWDGVHSTQKAYFFMARWLIRDIFQKLRCIA